A single window of Lutzomyia longipalpis isolate SR_M1_2022 chromosome 1, ASM2433408v1 DNA harbors:
- the LOC129788142 gene encoding serine/threonine-protein kinase Warts, translated as MNSSGGKTPSSARLSEYTTNALEQIRKDLCKFVHINNGSQMTTDGSTTPQLGQQQVTNHQNLAEREREILMCQQLTNLINAGYSEDQAVNALKQASGRPDGLLFAATKPTSSPESPINGHSAPPPSKVPAALATKLMRKHSIERELSQALQYNRNSPALDSGAGSSRSDSPHSHQQIIPSRASTGQYSPSPCPSSFSDAPPLPPPRCSSTPPTPPPVPVTNFQQLFKRMSPATNPTARSVPLPSQSPARGTSPVSAVGTHPRQPMIVQNGPQAQQQLSQQMQALSLYQSGGNSGEPPPPYPIISAGAPPPPPSYTASIQSRQSPTQSSTTTDYRKSPSSGIYSATSAGSPSPITVSQAAVTPPHPAAMARPIPLPAWGARQTKTQPPIIMQSVKSTQVQKPVLQTAIAPAAPTTPCIATTVAPPSYASSIHQKSQATTPSPVPTSKPPVSAPSTPPAVVNGNVTPQPVVPTTEPPSYASTMQALLAGQQSRNMPPPPPYTNSNATNARTTNGNSPGESPTSLKNGNLTTTPPLPPTASSSVAKVNGIEKKGGAAPTAGTASTRGAGESGPCKKIKHHSPIPVRKNVSKEKEAERKEFRIRHYSPQAFKFFMEQHIENVLKSYKARLYRRNQLEREMLKMGLTTQSQTQMRKMLCQKESNYIRLKRAKMDKSMFLKIKDIGVGAFGEVSLVRKIDATNHLYAMKTLRKADVLKRNQVAHVKAERDILAEADNDWVVKLYYSFQDEDNLYFVMDYIPGGDLMSLLIKKEIFEEPLARFYIAELTCAVESVHKMGFIHRDIKPDNILIDRDGHIKLTDFGLCTGFRWTHDSKYYQKNGEHARQDSMEPWDDNGEVTRPSVLERRQRAHQRGLAHSLVGTPNYIAPEVLERSGYTQLCDWWSVGVILYEMLVGQPPFLANTPGETQHKVINWETTLHIPPQAKLSRESADMILKLCSSPDRRLGKNADEVKAHPFFKSIDFSKNLREQPAPYIPKIEHPTDTSNFDPVDPGKLRNSSLDSGRSDEFSDTGKPFHGFFEFTFRRFFDDNNTKIAVDGNDDLGPVYV; from the exons GATCAAGCAGTAAATGCGTTAAAACAGGCCTCAGGACGTCCCGATGGGCTCCTTTTTGCCGCAACAAAACCCACATCATCCCCCGAATCACCAATTAATGGCCACAGTGCACCACCACCGTCCAAGGTGCCAGCAGCCCTGGCCACGAAGCTCATGCGAAAGCACAGCATTGAGCGTGAGCTCAGTCAGGCATTGCAGTACAATCGCAATAGTCCAGCTCTCGATTCAGGGGCAGGAAGTTCCCGGTCCGATAGCCCCCATTCGCATCAGCAAATTATCCCAAGTCGTGCCAGCACCGGGCAGTACTCCCCGTCGCCGTGTCCATCGAGTTTCAGTGATGCACCCCCATTGCCGCCGCCGCGGTGCTCGTCGACACCGCCGACGCCACCCCCGGTGCCTGTGACGAATTTCCAGCAGCTCTTTAAGCGTATGAGCCCCGCGACGAACCCCACAGCGCGTTCTGTGCCACTCCCATCGCAGAGTCCGGCACGTGGAACGTCACCCGTGAGTGCGGTTGGGACACATCCGCGACAGCCGATGATTGTGCAAAATGGGCCACAGGCGCAGCAGCAACTGTCGCAGCAGATGCAAGCGTTGAGCCTGTATCAGAGTGGTGGGAATTCCGGAGAGCCACCACCACCGTATCCCATCATTTCAGCTGGGGCacctccaccaccacccaGCTACACAGCATCCATCCAGAGTCGTCAGAGCCCAACGCAGTCCAGCACGACGACGGATTATCGCAAAAGCCCCAGCTCTGGTATTTATTCGGCCACATCGGCGGGATCTCCTAGTCCCATCACTGTCTCTCAg gCGGCAGTGACGCCTCCACACCCGGCTGCTATGGCCCGACCCATCCCCCTACCCGCATGGGGTGCTCGTCAAACGAAGACCCAACCACCGATTATCATGCAATCGGTGAAGTCAACGCAGGTGCAAAAGCCCGTCCTGCAGACGGCAATTGCCCCAGCGGCTCCTACAACGCCATGCATTGCTACAACGGTGGCACCACCCTCGTATGCGTCCAGTATTCATCAGAAATCTCAGGCCACGACCCCATCACCCGTCCCGACGTCCAAGCCACCCGTGTCGGCACCCTCAACACCACCCGCAGTTGTCAATGGGAACGTTACACCGCAACCCGTTGTCCCCACGACGGAGCCCCCATCGTATGCCAGCACCATGCAAGCCCTGCTGGCGGGGCAACAATCCCGCAATATGCCACCACCTCCGCCCTATACGAACTCCAATGCCACAAATGCACGTACGACGAATGGAAATTCCCCCGGAGAATCCCCGACGAGTCTCAAGAATGGGAATCTCACCACAACACCCCCACTCCCGCCCACGGCATCGAGTAGTGTGGCTAAAGTTAATGGGATTGAGAAGAAGGGTGGTGCTGCCCCCACAGCGGGTACTGCATCGACACGTGGTGCAGGTGAGAGTGGCCCGTGCAAGAAGATCAAGCACCACAGCCCGATTCCTGTGCGAAAGAATGTTTCCAAGGAGAAGGAGGCTGAGAGGAAGGAATTCCGGATACGGCACTACTCACCGCaagcttttaaattcttcatggAGCAACACATTGAGAATGTGCTGAAATCCTACAAGGCACGCCTCTATAGGCGGAATCAACTTGAGCGTGAGATGCTGAAAATGGGCCTAACGACGCAGAGTCAGACTCAAATGCGGAAGATGCTGTGCCAGAAGGAATCCAACTATATCCGGTTGAAGAGGGCAAAGATGGATAAGTCAATGTTCCTCAAGATTAAGGATATTGGTGTTGGGGCTTTTGGTGAGGTGAGTCTGGTGCGGAAAATTGATGCAACGAATCATCTGTACGCCATGAAGACCCTGCGGAAGGCGGATGTACTCAAGAGGAATCAAGTGGCGCACGTAAAGGCAGAAAGGGATATCCTAGCTGAGGCTGACAACGATTGGGTCGTGAAGCTCTACTACAGCTTTCAGGATGAGGATAATCTCTACTTTGTCATGGACTATATTCCAG GTGGTGACTTGATGTCGTTGCTGATCAAAAAGGAGATCTTCGAGGAACCCCTGGCACGTTTCTACATTGCTGAGCTCACGTGCGCCGTGGAGAGTGTCCACAAAATGGGATTCATTCACAG GGACATAAAACCAGACAATATTCTCATCGATAGGGATGGacatataaaattaacagATTTTGGATTGTGCACAGGATTCCGGTGGACGCATGACTCCAAGTATTATCAGAAAAATG GAGAACACGCTAGACAGGACTCAATGGAGCCATGGGATGATAATGGAGAAGTAACGAGACCTTCTGTGCTTGAACG ACGACAACGAGCCCATCAGCGTGGCTTAGCACATTCCCTAGTCGGTACACCAAATTACATCGCCCCGGAAGTACTGGAAAGGAGCGGATATACTCAACTGTGTGACTGGTGGAGTGTTGGTGTTATTCTGTATGAAATGCTCGTTGGGCAGCCACCTTTCCTGGCTAATACGCCCGGTGAGACGCAGCACaag GTTATTAACTGGGAGACAACACTGCATATCCCACCACAGGCGAAACTTTCACGTGAATCTGCCGACATGATCCTGAAGCTGTGTTCATCGCCCGATCGGAGATTGGGCAAAAATGCGGATGAAGTGAAGGCACATCCGTTCTTCAAGTCGATTGATTTCAGCAAAAATCTCCGTGAGCAACCTGCCCCGTATATTCCGAAGATTGAGCATCCCACGGACACGTCGAACTTCGATCCAGTCGACCCGGGGAAGCTGCGGAATAGTTCCCTCGATTCGGGACGGAGTGATGAGTTCTCGGACACCGGGAAGCCCTTCCATGGGTTCTTTGAGTTCACCTTCCGGAGATTCTTTGATGATAACAACACCAAAATTGCCGTTGATGGGAATGATGACCTAGGACCCGTCTACGTATGA
- the LOC129788144 gene encoding probable ATP-dependent RNA helicase pitchoune isoform X2, with amino-acid sequence MTFKERLLKRKIRRREEKFKEFRKKQQNTAEDSEEEPQQEVEVTPKVKKGKKKQPTVDFQEEENPPEIPTKSGKKSKKRKAESAESEDAEEAGESQETPQEEKKKKKQKKDEDSVDEGETSNAAKEEQPEIILEDTNFSSLKKYVSQGTLDAIKGMGFTKMTEIQAKSIPPLLLGRHLIGSAKTGSGKTLAFLIPAVELIQKLNFKPRNGVGAIIITPTRELAIQIYGVLQEIMAHHSQTYGILMGGANRKVEAEKLSMGINIIVATPGRLLDHLQNTPDFLYKNLSCLIIDEVDRILEIGFEIELKQIIELLPKRRQTMLFSATQTEKTDAVYKLALKGKPVYVGVDDEKEVATVSGLTQGYVVCPSEKRFLMLFTFLKKNRKKKVMVFFSSCMSVRFHHDLFNYIDLPVSAIHGKQKQAKRTATFFQFCNADQGVLLCTNVAARGLDIPAVDWIMQYDPPDDPKEYIHRVGRTARGLGSSGHAVLLLRPEEMLFLNYLKEAKVPLNEFDFSWNKLADVQMQLEHLMGKNYHLNQAGKEAFKAYVRAYDAHQLKTVFDVTTLDLKGVAKSFGFLTPPFVDLNISTKRQRPEKRTGGGGYGGMRAMNEGKKKTKKVYKPTAAGGVSKIRRG; translated from the exons ATGACTTTCAAGGAGCGTCTGCTGAAGAGGAAGATTCGTCGTAGAGAGGAGAAGTTCAAGGAATTCAGGAAGAAGCAACAAAATACTGCTGAAGACAGTGAGGAAg AGCCCCAACAGGAGGTGGAAGTCACTCCAAAGGTGAAGAAGGGGAAGAAGAAGCAGCCAACAGTGGATTTTCAAGAAGAAG AGAACCCTCCGGAGATTCCCACAAAATCAGGAAAGAAGAGCAAAAAGAGGAAAGCAGAGAGTGCTGAGAGTGAGG ATGCAGAGGAAGCTGGAGAAAGTCAAGAAACGCCacaagaagagaagaagaaaaagaaacagaaaaaagatgaagattCCGTGGATGAGGGTGAAACATCCAATGCAGCAAAAGAGGAACAACCAGAAATCATTCTGGAGGACACAAATTTCTCATCACTGAAGAAATACGTCTCACAGGGCACACTGGATGCAATCAAGGGGATGGGATTCACAAAGATGACTGAGATTCAGGCAAAATCCATTCCGCCACTGCTTCTGGGACGTCATCTCATTGGATCTGCCAAGACGGGTTCGGGGAAGACACTGGCATTCCTCATTCCAGCTGTTGAGCTGATACAGAAGCTGAATTTTAAGCCACGCAATGGAGTTGGGGCGATTATAATTACCCCAACGCGGGAGCTCGCCATTCAGATTTATGGTGTTCTGCAGGAGATCATGGCACATCATTCGCAGACTTATGGCATCCTCATGGGTGGCGCCAATCGCAAGGTTGAGGCAGAGAAGCTGTCAATGGGTATCAATATAATTGTCGCAACACCCGGAAGGCTTCTGGATCACCTGCAGAATACTCCGGATTTCCTCTACAAGAACCTCTCTTGCCTGATAATTGACGAAGTGGACAGAATCCTGGAGATTGGTTTTGAAATTGAACTGAAGCAGATTATTGAGTTGCTCCCCAAACGTCGGCAGACGATGCTCTTCTCAGCCACGCAGACTGAGAAGACGGACGCCGTGTACAAGCTGGCACTAAAGGGGAAGCCCGTCTATGTGGGGGTGGATGATGAGAAGGAAGTCGCCACGGTGTCGGGACTCACGCAGGGCTACGTGGTGTGTCCGTCGGAGAAGAGATTCCTCATGCTGTTCACATTCTTAAAGAAGAATCGCAAGAAGAAGGTCATGGTGTTCTTCAGTTCATGCATGTCCGTACGCTTCCATCATGATCTCTTCAACTACATCGACTTGCCCGTGAGCGCCATCCATGGGAAGCAGAAACAGGCCAAGCGCACAGCGACCTTCTTCCAGTTTTGCAATGCCGATCAGGGGGTGCTGCTGTGCACAAATGTAGCTGCCCGGGGGCTGGATATTCCAGCTGTTGATTGGATTATGCAGTACGACCCTCCAGATGATCCCAAGGAGTACATTCACCGTGTTGGCAGAACAGCTCGTGGCCTTGGGAGTTCAGGGCATGCAGTACTGCTGCTGAGACCAGAGGAGATGCTCTTCCTGAACTACCTGAAGGAGGCAAAAGTCCCCCTAAATGAGTTTGATTTCTCCTGGAATAAGCTTGCTGATGTGCAAATGCAG cTGGAACATTTAATGGGGAAGAATTATCACCTCAATCAAGCGGGTAAGGAGGCTTTCAAGGCTTACGTGAGGGCTTACGATGCGCACCAACTGAAGACGGTGTTTGATGTCACAACGCTGGACCTGAAAGGCGTTGCAAAGAGTTTTGGTTTCCTAACACCTCCTTTTGTGGATTTAA
- the LOC129788144 gene encoding probable ATP-dependent RNA helicase pitchoune isoform X1, whose product MTFKERLLKRKIRRREEKFKEFRKKQQNTAEDSEEEPQQEVEVTPKVKKGKKKQPTVDFQEEENPPEIPTKSGKKSKKRKAESAESEVDAEEAGESQETPQEEKKKKKQKKDEDSVDEGETSNAAKEEQPEIILEDTNFSSLKKYVSQGTLDAIKGMGFTKMTEIQAKSIPPLLLGRHLIGSAKTGSGKTLAFLIPAVELIQKLNFKPRNGVGAIIITPTRELAIQIYGVLQEIMAHHSQTYGILMGGANRKVEAEKLSMGINIIVATPGRLLDHLQNTPDFLYKNLSCLIIDEVDRILEIGFEIELKQIIELLPKRRQTMLFSATQTEKTDAVYKLALKGKPVYVGVDDEKEVATVSGLTQGYVVCPSEKRFLMLFTFLKKNRKKKVMVFFSSCMSVRFHHDLFNYIDLPVSAIHGKQKQAKRTATFFQFCNADQGVLLCTNVAARGLDIPAVDWIMQYDPPDDPKEYIHRVGRTARGLGSSGHAVLLLRPEEMLFLNYLKEAKVPLNEFDFSWNKLADVQMQLEHLMGKNYHLNQAGKEAFKAYVRAYDAHQLKTVFDVTTLDLKGVAKSFGFLTPPFVDLNISTKRQRPEKRTGGGGYGGMRAMNEGKKKTKKVYKPTAAGGVSKIRRG is encoded by the exons ATGACTTTCAAGGAGCGTCTGCTGAAGAGGAAGATTCGTCGTAGAGAGGAGAAGTTCAAGGAATTCAGGAAGAAGCAACAAAATACTGCTGAAGACAGTGAGGAAg AGCCCCAACAGGAGGTGGAAGTCACTCCAAAGGTGAAGAAGGGGAAGAAGAAGCAGCCAACAGTGGATTTTCAAGAAGAAG AGAACCCTCCGGAGATTCCCACAAAATCAGGAAAGAAGAGCAAAAAGAGGAAAGCAGAGAGTGCTGAGAGTGAGG taGATGCAGAGGAAGCTGGAGAAAGTCAAGAAACGCCacaagaagagaagaagaaaaagaaacagaaaaaagatgaagattCCGTGGATGAGGGTGAAACATCCAATGCAGCAAAAGAGGAACAACCAGAAATCATTCTGGAGGACACAAATTTCTCATCACTGAAGAAATACGTCTCACAGGGCACACTGGATGCAATCAAGGGGATGGGATTCACAAAGATGACTGAGATTCAGGCAAAATCCATTCCGCCACTGCTTCTGGGACGTCATCTCATTGGATCTGCCAAGACGGGTTCGGGGAAGACACTGGCATTCCTCATTCCAGCTGTTGAGCTGATACAGAAGCTGAATTTTAAGCCACGCAATGGAGTTGGGGCGATTATAATTACCCCAACGCGGGAGCTCGCCATTCAGATTTATGGTGTTCTGCAGGAGATCATGGCACATCATTCGCAGACTTATGGCATCCTCATGGGTGGCGCCAATCGCAAGGTTGAGGCAGAGAAGCTGTCAATGGGTATCAATATAATTGTCGCAACACCCGGAAGGCTTCTGGATCACCTGCAGAATACTCCGGATTTCCTCTACAAGAACCTCTCTTGCCTGATAATTGACGAAGTGGACAGAATCCTGGAGATTGGTTTTGAAATTGAACTGAAGCAGATTATTGAGTTGCTCCCCAAACGTCGGCAGACGATGCTCTTCTCAGCCACGCAGACTGAGAAGACGGACGCCGTGTACAAGCTGGCACTAAAGGGGAAGCCCGTCTATGTGGGGGTGGATGATGAGAAGGAAGTCGCCACGGTGTCGGGACTCACGCAGGGCTACGTGGTGTGTCCGTCGGAGAAGAGATTCCTCATGCTGTTCACATTCTTAAAGAAGAATCGCAAGAAGAAGGTCATGGTGTTCTTCAGTTCATGCATGTCCGTACGCTTCCATCATGATCTCTTCAACTACATCGACTTGCCCGTGAGCGCCATCCATGGGAAGCAGAAACAGGCCAAGCGCACAGCGACCTTCTTCCAGTTTTGCAATGCCGATCAGGGGGTGCTGCTGTGCACAAATGTAGCTGCCCGGGGGCTGGATATTCCAGCTGTTGATTGGATTATGCAGTACGACCCTCCAGATGATCCCAAGGAGTACATTCACCGTGTTGGCAGAACAGCTCGTGGCCTTGGGAGTTCAGGGCATGCAGTACTGCTGCTGAGACCAGAGGAGATGCTCTTCCTGAACTACCTGAAGGAGGCAAAAGTCCCCCTAAATGAGTTTGATTTCTCCTGGAATAAGCTTGCTGATGTGCAAATGCAG cTGGAACATTTAATGGGGAAGAATTATCACCTCAATCAAGCGGGTAAGGAGGCTTTCAAGGCTTACGTGAGGGCTTACGATGCGCACCAACTGAAGACGGTGTTTGATGTCACAACGCTGGACCTGAAAGGCGTTGCAAAGAGTTTTGGTTTCCTAACACCTCCTTTTGTGGATTTAA
- the LOC129788144 gene encoding probable ATP-dependent RNA helicase pitchoune isoform X3 — MTFKERLLKRKIRRREEKFKEFRKKQQNTAEDSEEEPQQEVEVTPKVKKGKKKQPTVDFQEEENPPEIPTKSGKKSKKRKAESAESEEEAGESQETPQEEKKKKKQKKDEDSVDEGETSNAAKEEQPEIILEDTNFSSLKKYVSQGTLDAIKGMGFTKMTEIQAKSIPPLLLGRHLIGSAKTGSGKTLAFLIPAVELIQKLNFKPRNGVGAIIITPTRELAIQIYGVLQEIMAHHSQTYGILMGGANRKVEAEKLSMGINIIVATPGRLLDHLQNTPDFLYKNLSCLIIDEVDRILEIGFEIELKQIIELLPKRRQTMLFSATQTEKTDAVYKLALKGKPVYVGVDDEKEVATVSGLTQGYVVCPSEKRFLMLFTFLKKNRKKKVMVFFSSCMSVRFHHDLFNYIDLPVSAIHGKQKQAKRTATFFQFCNADQGVLLCTNVAARGLDIPAVDWIMQYDPPDDPKEYIHRVGRTARGLGSSGHAVLLLRPEEMLFLNYLKEAKVPLNEFDFSWNKLADVQMQLEHLMGKNYHLNQAGKEAFKAYVRAYDAHQLKTVFDVTTLDLKGVAKSFGFLTPPFVDLNISTKRQRPEKRTGGGGYGGMRAMNEGKKKTKKVYKPTAAGGVSKIRRG; from the exons ATGACTTTCAAGGAGCGTCTGCTGAAGAGGAAGATTCGTCGTAGAGAGGAGAAGTTCAAGGAATTCAGGAAGAAGCAACAAAATACTGCTGAAGACAGTGAGGAAg AGCCCCAACAGGAGGTGGAAGTCACTCCAAAGGTGAAGAAGGGGAAGAAGAAGCAGCCAACAGTGGATTTTCAAGAAGAAG AGAACCCTCCGGAGATTCCCACAAAATCAGGAAAGAAGAGCAAAAAGAGGAAAGCAGAGAGTGCTGAGAGTGAGG AGGAAGCTGGAGAAAGTCAAGAAACGCCacaagaagagaagaagaaaaagaaacagaaaaaagatgaagattCCGTGGATGAGGGTGAAACATCCAATGCAGCAAAAGAGGAACAACCAGAAATCATTCTGGAGGACACAAATTTCTCATCACTGAAGAAATACGTCTCACAGGGCACACTGGATGCAATCAAGGGGATGGGATTCACAAAGATGACTGAGATTCAGGCAAAATCCATTCCGCCACTGCTTCTGGGACGTCATCTCATTGGATCTGCCAAGACGGGTTCGGGGAAGACACTGGCATTCCTCATTCCAGCTGTTGAGCTGATACAGAAGCTGAATTTTAAGCCACGCAATGGAGTTGGGGCGATTATAATTACCCCAACGCGGGAGCTCGCCATTCAGATTTATGGTGTTCTGCAGGAGATCATGGCACATCATTCGCAGACTTATGGCATCCTCATGGGTGGCGCCAATCGCAAGGTTGAGGCAGAGAAGCTGTCAATGGGTATCAATATAATTGTCGCAACACCCGGAAGGCTTCTGGATCACCTGCAGAATACTCCGGATTTCCTCTACAAGAACCTCTCTTGCCTGATAATTGACGAAGTGGACAGAATCCTGGAGATTGGTTTTGAAATTGAACTGAAGCAGATTATTGAGTTGCTCCCCAAACGTCGGCAGACGATGCTCTTCTCAGCCACGCAGACTGAGAAGACGGACGCCGTGTACAAGCTGGCACTAAAGGGGAAGCCCGTCTATGTGGGGGTGGATGATGAGAAGGAAGTCGCCACGGTGTCGGGACTCACGCAGGGCTACGTGGTGTGTCCGTCGGAGAAGAGATTCCTCATGCTGTTCACATTCTTAAAGAAGAATCGCAAGAAGAAGGTCATGGTGTTCTTCAGTTCATGCATGTCCGTACGCTTCCATCATGATCTCTTCAACTACATCGACTTGCCCGTGAGCGCCATCCATGGGAAGCAGAAACAGGCCAAGCGCACAGCGACCTTCTTCCAGTTTTGCAATGCCGATCAGGGGGTGCTGCTGTGCACAAATGTAGCTGCCCGGGGGCTGGATATTCCAGCTGTTGATTGGATTATGCAGTACGACCCTCCAGATGATCCCAAGGAGTACATTCACCGTGTTGGCAGAACAGCTCGTGGCCTTGGGAGTTCAGGGCATGCAGTACTGCTGCTGAGACCAGAGGAGATGCTCTTCCTGAACTACCTGAAGGAGGCAAAAGTCCCCCTAAATGAGTTTGATTTCTCCTGGAATAAGCTTGCTGATGTGCAAATGCAG cTGGAACATTTAATGGGGAAGAATTATCACCTCAATCAAGCGGGTAAGGAGGCTTTCAAGGCTTACGTGAGGGCTTACGATGCGCACCAACTGAAGACGGTGTTTGATGTCACAACGCTGGACCTGAAAGGCGTTGCAAAGAGTTTTGGTTTCCTAACACCTCCTTTTGTGGATTTAA